One genomic window of Tenacibaculum tangerinum includes the following:
- a CDS encoding PorP/SprF family type IX secretion system membrane protein, which translates to MSIKKSSLLNIVFLMLCALTINFSYAQQDPQYTHYMYNTLSINPAYAGQRNNLSIVALHRTQWVGIEGSPQTQSLGIHSPLRNQQLAIGFNAVMDALGPANESFVDANFSYSILINEHNTELSFGMKAGWHIITTDWSKGQFQTLSNPLFQENVNLSSFVIGAGLYLSNDNWYLGVSIPNFLTTKHYDDFQESLATERLHYFLIGGYVFNLSSTVKFKPAFLVKATSGSPVIADVSANALFNDKFTLGLAWRWNDSFAGLAGFQINKNLYIGYGYDLTTTNLNNYNTGHTKCY; encoded by the coding sequence ATGAGCATAAAAAAATCATCTCTATTAAACATCGTATTCTTAATGCTTTGCGCATTAACAATAAATTTTAGTTATGCACAGCAAGACCCTCAATACACTCATTATATGTATAATACATTGAGTATTAACCCTGCTTATGCCGGACAAAGAAATAATTTAAGTATTGTAGCTTTGCACCGTACACAGTGGGTGGGTATTGAAGGGTCTCCACAAACCCAATCGTTAGGTATTCATTCTCCTTTGAGAAATCAGCAGCTCGCTATTGGATTCAACGCAGTTATGGATGCTTTAGGACCCGCTAATGAATCTTTTGTGGATGCTAATTTCTCCTATTCCATACTTATAAATGAGCACAACACCGAACTCTCTTTTGGTATGAAAGCAGGATGGCATATAATAACAACCGATTGGAGCAAAGGACAGTTTCAAACTCTATCCAACCCCCTATTTCAAGAAAATGTGAATCTTAGTTCCTTTGTCATAGGAGCAGGTTTGTATTTAAGTAATGATAATTGGTACTTGGGGGTTTCTATACCTAATTTCCTAACTACAAAACATTATGATGACTTTCAAGAGTCTTTGGCTACCGAAAGACTGCATTATTTTTTAATTGGAGGATATGTATTCAACTTAAGCAGTACTGTGAAGTTTAAACCCGCTTTTTTAGTAAAAGCAACTTCTGGGTCTCCTGTAATTGCTGATGTTTCTGCTAATGCTTTATTCAATGATAAGTTTACCCTTGGATTGGCGTGGAGATGGAACGACTCTTTTGCTGGCTTGGCTGGATTCCAGATTAATAAAAATCTGTACATAGGGTATGGGTACGATTTGACTACCACTAATTTGAATAACTACAATACCGGACACACGAAGTGTTATTAA
- a CDS encoding alpha/beta hydrolase family protein, whose amino-acid sequence MSKIHVYFVPGLAANVKIFEYITLPEEQFELHFLDWIVPKSINETIEEYARRMCERIQHEKPILVGVSFGGIIVQEMSKLINCKKTIIISSIKSNKELPKRLKLAQVTKVYKLFPTKIIANIESYERYFFNDYLKKRAELYKIYLSIRDKEYLQWAIYNVLHWQQKEPLADIVHIHGKKDEVFPIKHIHNSIEVENGTHVMILNKAKTISEILKKECFLIN is encoded by the coding sequence ATGTCTAAAATTCACGTATATTTTGTTCCTGGTTTGGCTGCAAATGTCAAAATATTTGAGTATATTACTCTACCCGAAGAACAATTTGAGTTGCATTTTTTAGATTGGATCGTACCCAAGTCTATAAACGAAACTATTGAAGAATACGCGCGACGAATGTGCGAAAGAATTCAACATGAAAAACCGATACTGGTGGGAGTTTCTTTTGGTGGAATTATAGTGCAAGAAATGAGTAAGTTAATTAATTGTAAGAAAACGATTATCATTTCAAGCATTAAAAGTAACAAAGAACTTCCTAAACGCTTAAAACTAGCCCAAGTAACCAAGGTATATAAGCTTTTTCCTACAAAGATTATTGCCAATATTGAAAGTTATGAGCGTTATTTTTTTAATGATTATTTAAAAAAAAGAGCAGAGTTATACAAGATATATTTATCTATAAGAGACAAAGAGTACCTACAATGGGCTATATATAATGTACTGCATTGGCAGCAAAAAGAACCACTTGCTGATATTGTACATATACACGGAAAAAAGGACGAGGTTTTTCCTATAAAACACATACATAACAGCATTGAAGTTGAAAATGGCACACATGTAATGATTTTAAATAAGGCAAAAACTATTTCTGAAATACTAAAAAAGGAATGTTTTTTGATAAATTAG
- a CDS encoding lytic transglycosylase domain-containing protein, translated as MDKSIRFLSILIIAFVAILFTNTISKSNEPTIKNVAETYEVKAVKLPENLNLAGERVPIEKPDIRERMDRELLVNTYWQSNGLLLIKRANKYFPILEPLLKKYGLPDDFKFLALAESGFIDETSHAGAAGMWHFMKQTGREYGLEINDNVDERYHIEKSTKVAAEYLKESKERFGSWTLAAAAYNAGNYGVSKRLDAQGVTNYYDALLPDETERYVFRILALKEIISNPEKYGFVFDKEDLYTLPETYTVKVDTAISNIALFAKKFGTTYKDLKLHNSWLRENKLNNRSRKLYEIKIPVR; from the coding sequence ATGGACAAGTCAATACGTTTTTTATCAATCTTAATCATCGCATTTGTAGCTATTTTGTTTACAAATACCATTAGTAAATCTAACGAGCCAACCATTAAAAATGTAGCAGAAACTTATGAAGTGAAAGCAGTAAAGCTACCCGAAAACCTAAACTTGGCAGGAGAACGCGTTCCTATAGAAAAACCTGATATTAGAGAACGAATGGACCGCGAGTTGTTGGTGAATACCTATTGGCAGTCTAACGGGTTGTTACTGATAAAGCGTGCCAATAAATACTTCCCTATTTTAGAACCTCTGCTAAAAAAATATGGCTTGCCCGATGATTTTAAATTTTTAGCGTTGGCAGAAAGTGGTTTTATTGATGAAACCTCACATGCTGGAGCTGCTGGTATGTGGCATTTTATGAAACAGACAGGAAGAGAATACGGCTTAGAAATTAATGATAATGTAGATGAGCGTTATCACATAGAAAAATCTACCAAAGTAGCTGCTGAATATTTAAAAGAATCGAAAGAACGCTTTGGTTCTTGGACACTTGCAGCTGCTGCCTACAATGCTGGTAATTATGGAGTTTCTAAAAGATTAGATGCTCAAGGAGTTACGAATTACTACGACGCCTTGTTACCTGACGAAACCGAACGTTATGTTTTTAGAATATTGGCTTTAAAAGAAATTATTTCTAACCCTGAAAAATATGGTTTTGTTTTCGACAAGGAAGATTTGTATACACTACCAGAAACCTATACGGTAAAAGTAGATACTGCTATTAGTAACATTGCGTTGTTTGCTAAGAAATTCGGAACTACTTACAAAGATTTGAAACTACACAACTCGTGGTTGCGAGAAAACAAGCTAAATAATCGTAGTAGAAAATTATATGAAATTAAAATTCCTGTTCGATAA
- a CDS encoding DUF6438 domain-containing protein, translated as MKYLFYAFLALLSMCNTPKSSENESAEPPLKEITPEKVVMPATTENELIVVLKNTDNINEVKELIRNSGLTWNNTPYNTEATTIGIIKVPDGKRDFWKNKLQESNEFRFIEKNTEEKLTDLISEEKNNLLRITKTPCFGDCPVYTVAIDKEGNVVYNGIQYVLVQGAQEFKLSKEQLQELNDKLLKKEFSSFKKVYDNPEVLDLGSTYIVYDGKQVTVRLWKDIPKELIDIHEYVDGILYDKKFFE; from the coding sequence ATGAAGTACCTATTTTACGCTTTTTTAGCCTTACTTTCAATGTGCAATACGCCAAAAAGTTCTGAAAATGAATCGGCAGAACCTCCTCTAAAAGAAATTACCCCTGAAAAAGTTGTAATGCCTGCGACTACTGAAAATGAATTAATCGTTGTTCTTAAAAATACCGACAACATTAACGAAGTAAAGGAACTAATTAGAAATAGTGGCTTAACATGGAATAACACTCCTTATAATACGGAAGCAACCACGATAGGAATTATTAAGGTTCCTGACGGAAAACGGGATTTTTGGAAGAACAAATTACAAGAAAGTAACGAGTTTAGATTCATAGAAAAAAACACCGAAGAGAAACTAACTGATCTTATTTCCGAAGAAAAAAATAACCTTTTAAGAATAACCAAAACTCCGTGTTTCGGTGATTGCCCAGTATACACAGTTGCCATCGATAAAGAGGGAAATGTAGTTTACAACGGTATTCAATACGTACTTGTGCAAGGAGCTCAAGAATTTAAACTCTCTAAAGAACAGCTTCAAGAGTTGAATGATAAACTTCTTAAAAAAGAGTTTTCTAGCTTTAAAAAAGTATACGATAATCCTGAGGTGCTAGATTTAGGGAGCACTTATATTGTATATGACGGCAAGCAAGTTACCGTTCGTTTATGGAAAGATATTCCAAAGGAACTTATTGACATACACGAATATGTAGACGGTATTTTGTATGACAAAAAATTCTTTGAGTAA
- a CDS encoding OmpA family protein, which translates to MDDFAYFEDSESKVGYLTSNREGGKGYDDIYQFYIQKCKQILAGTVYDVDTKNPISQAKVTLLTEDNNVIKQVVSDSKGGYTFDDLNCEQQYLVRASKEEYATQEKRIKTGSSNKKNIIDLELKRDQIILNPCDDLAKLLDIPIIHFDFDKYNIRPDAQLELQKVLAVLNKYPSMEIDIRSHTDCRGSDTYNEVLSENRAQSTKKYLIDNGIDPKRLTAKGYGEYRLLNNCDCKNENDNCSKEQHQANRRSEFIVTSFKGNKCDYK; encoded by the coding sequence ATGGATGATTTTGCTTATTTTGAAGACTCAGAAAGTAAGGTGGGCTATCTAACTTCTAATCGTGAGGGAGGAAAAGGATACGACGACATTTATCAATTTTATATTCAAAAATGCAAACAAATACTTGCAGGTACTGTGTACGATGTAGATACTAAAAATCCTATTTCTCAAGCAAAAGTAACCTTGCTAACCGAAGACAATAACGTGATAAAACAAGTGGTGTCAGACTCTAAAGGTGGCTATACCTTTGATGACTTGAATTGCGAACAACAGTATTTAGTAAGGGCGTCGAAAGAAGAATATGCTACCCAAGAAAAAAGAATCAAAACAGGCTCTTCAAACAAGAAAAATATCATAGATCTTGAATTGAAACGCGATCAAATAATCCTCAATCCTTGTGATGACTTAGCCAAATTATTAGACATCCCTATCATTCATTTTGACTTTGATAAATATAACATAAGACCCGATGCGCAATTAGAACTCCAAAAAGTCTTAGCGGTTCTGAATAAATATCCTAGTATGGAAATTGATATTAGAAGTCATACCGATTGTAGAGGTTCTGATACCTATAACGAAGTCTTGTCCGAAAACAGAGCACAATCGACCAAAAAATACCTGATTGATAATGGAATCGATCCTAAAAGGCTTACCGCCAAAGGATATGGTGAATACCGACTGCTCAACAACTGCGATTGTAAAAATGAAAATGACAATTGCTCTAAAGAACAACACCAAGCGAACAGAAGAAGCGAGTTTATCGTAACCAGCTTTAAAGGAAATAAATGCGATTATAAATAA